A genomic window from Ignavibacteria bacterium includes:
- a CDS encoding peptide-N-glycosidase, protein MKYILLLLALLNSTLIAQNSAVITYNFYSNGSPAGTPPLTLEASANLSRYTNASGETFYLDYTSSKTYQTTTLKNGQIITDEESFGTYNVPELQSDTMTILGYLCKKAHTVIRSNHIDIWYTTQTEFKGTPSISIGPQLGLVLKIVRNGNFEITAEKIELSSQMITLPYSIGEIVELPYYRFRVTAQNYTTINIFQNEKINFGDKPVNLLTNEPGITYRFAEGTVILKKVKLPENMGKHSVIAELTEKSTGDAYDRTGSLFIIPDITKDTSLTFMDAFINGISALPKYDAKNKKDYRGFTLTDKYTPPIELMRFITPFGIGHYNSQVQVYNTVWLDSVTYKQDVTNLLPALEGEVWFGIFIGCYDKGGHSVSLDLKYYPDDIPQEPAEVSNEWIQPLIFTTNIMEVASQEYATIFENDTLQVTVDIPDGIKSVTLRYISTGHGGWGGGDEFNKKMNFIFADGKLIYSYIPWRDDCGMYRNYNPASGNFPNGMSSSDFSRSGWCPGSTSVPVDIPLNNLKPGRHTFSVYIPMGKPEGTSFSAWNVSAVLIGKY, encoded by the coding sequence ATGAAATACATTTTACTTCTGCTGGCACTGCTTAACTCTACGCTTATAGCACAGAACTCCGCCGTAATTACATACAATTTCTATTCAAACGGCTCTCCCGCAGGTACACCGCCATTAACACTGGAAGCATCAGCAAATCTTTCCAGATACACCAATGCATCCGGCGAAACATTCTATCTGGATTACACTTCCTCAAAAACATATCAAACCACAACACTTAAAAACGGCCAGATTATCACAGATGAAGAATCATTTGGCACTTATAATGTACCTGAACTGCAGAGTGATACTATGACGATCCTCGGCTACCTCTGCAAAAAAGCGCATACGGTTATACGTTCAAATCATATTGATATATGGTATACAACCCAAACGGAATTTAAAGGTACACCCTCAATTAGTATCGGACCCCAGCTTGGACTTGTTCTTAAAATAGTGCGGAACGGTAATTTTGAAATTACCGCGGAAAAAATAGAGCTCAGCTCTCAAATGATCACACTACCCTATTCAATAGGTGAAATAGTAGAGTTGCCGTATTACAGGTTCAGGGTAACAGCGCAGAATTACACCACTATTAATATTTTCCAAAATGAAAAAATTAATTTTGGTGATAAACCCGTAAATCTTTTAACTAATGAACCGGGTATTACTTACCGTTTTGCCGAAGGCACTGTAATTCTGAAAAAAGTCAAGCTTCCTGAAAATATGGGCAAGCATTCCGTTATAGCTGAGCTTACCGAAAAATCTACGGGTGATGCTTATGACAGAACAGGCTCGCTTTTTATAATACCTGATATCACAAAGGATACTTCACTAACATTCATGGATGCCTTCATTAACGGAATTTCAGCTCTGCCAAAATATGACGCAAAGAATAAAAAAGATTACCGCGGGTTTACTTTGACCGATAAGTACACACCGCCGATTGAACTGATGCGTTTTATTACTCCGTTCGGGATCGGTCATTACAACAGCCAGGTGCAGGTTTATAATACAGTGTGGCTGGATTCCGTTACATACAAACAGGATGTAACAAATCTGCTGCCTGCCCTCGAGGGTGAAGTATGGTTCGGTATATTTATCGGCTGTTATGATAAAGGCGGCCATAGCGTTAGCCTGGATCTGAAATATTACCCTGATGATATTCCGCAGGAACCGGCGGAGGTAAGCAATGAATGGATTCAGCCGCTGATATTTACAACCAATATAATGGAAGTCGCTTCGCAGGAGTATGCAACAATTTTTGAAAATGATACATTACAGGTTACAGTTGATATTCCCGATGGAATTAAATCGGTGACATTGCGTTATATCAGTACAGGACACGGCGGCTGGGGTGGCGGTGATGAGTTCAATAAAAAAATGAATTTTATTTTCGCTGATGGGAAGCTGATATACAGCTACATTCCGTGGCGTGATGACTGCGGTATGTACAGAAACTATAATCCCGCCTCAGGCAACTTCCCGAACGGAATGTCATCAAGTGATTTCAGCCGCTCGGGGTGGTGCCCTGGCTCAACCAGCGTGCCTGTTGATATTCCGCTAAATAATTTGAAACCCGGCAGGCATACATTTTCGGTATATATCCCAATGGGCAAACCCGAAGGCACCAGCTTTTCTGCATGGAATGTATCAGCCGTACTTATCGGCAAGTATTGA